One Oncorhynchus tshawytscha isolate Ot180627B unplaced genomic scaffold, Otsh_v2.0 Un_contig_1824_pilon_pilon, whole genome shotgun sequence DNA window includes the following coding sequences:
- the LOC112254194 gene encoding plakophilin-1 codes for MMTMDPLKSAMSIGNVDETSLALPSDKKLRSKQQRVLDQVQTIKRGKSKYSKHGSVSSPTTSPTSPVYINIFADSFKSPTSLNGGAFFNGTNGLSKTLSYEKSTKRRVVASKESTVQRNMSSSSQWERRFPLSPTIGKHNSSRSVPDLAPFPTTTSTTTTMQQQLLQSSAPARQLQPNRSSFFLTERNSSQVISNGNSSSQVAVKGNEVQKRNSQLIGTRQTKSSGQITSSQGRIERAPSNISVAESKMSGIKIKGEAGINGNGQIADITMKEAVEYLSSGDENYQLCGASFIQHATYSEDKAKQEVLRLKGIPPLVNLLRCPSPQVQQTASAALRNLAFKDAGNKEEVQRCGGITEALALLRDTDSTETQKQLTGLLWNLSSADSLKPELVRSALPVLTETVVVPYTGDETNNNQDPEVFYHATACLRNLSCATQGNRQAMRNCRGLVDSLVSYVQRCVAAERPDDKSVENCVCVLHNLSFQLESEAPALFSRINALARTPSRANAPSETGPIGCFSPQSSKVQDQESHFDYPVMEEQNPKGAGWLFHSKTMQSYLSLLGSSQREETLEACSGALQNLTAYHGNVSSVISQSIVQKLNGLPHISPLLQSSNPSLQKTAVSLVGNLAKNQRLQSTMARQTLPELVGILSSWTKEETECDDTLAMACQTSHSLLMKEPELGKPLLTNKLVNSVNDLSKNRDFPKASKAAGVLLYSLWSEKDVQSFLKKQGMNKGSFVNDITSAAHRSVQVIE; via the exons ATGATGACAATGGACCCGTTGAAATCGGCCATGTCCATCGGGAATGTGGATGAGACATCTCTTGCTTTGCCATCCGATAAAAAACTTCGGTCCAAACAGCAGCGAGTCTTGGATCAGGTGCAAACCATCAAGAGGGGCAAGTCGAAGTACAGTAAACATGGATCTGTGTCGTCGCCAACGACATCCCCAACGA GTCCTGTGTACATCAACATATTCGCTGACTCCTTTAAGTCACCTACCAGTCTTAATGGGGGTGCCTTCTTTAATGGTACAAATGGCCTCTCAAAAACG CTCAGCTATGAGAAAAGCACCAAGCGAAGGGTCGTGGCCTCCAAGGAATCTACGGTCCAGAGGAACATGAGCAGCTCCAGCCAGTGGGAGAGACGATTCCCTCTCAGCCCCACCATAGGCAAGCACAACAGCAGCCGCAGTGTGCCTGACCTGGCCCCCTTCCCCACCACTactagtaccaccaccaccatgcagcAGCAGCTACTGCAGTCCTCGGCCCCCGCCCGGCAGCTCCAGCCCAACAGGTCCAGCTTCTTCCTGACCGAGAGGAACAGCAGTCAGGTCATCTCCAATGGCAACAGCTCCTCTCAGGTCGCTGTCAAAGGCAACGAGGTGCAGAAAAGGAACAGCCAGTTGATTGGCACGCGTCAGACGAAAAGTAGTGGCCAGATTACCAGCAGCCAAGGTCGTATTGAGAGGGCACCCTCAAACATCTCTGTGGCTGAGTCCAAGATGTCAGGGATCAAGATCAAGGGTGAAGCGGG GATTAATGGTAATGGTCAGATAGCTGATATAACCATGAAGGAGGCGGTGGAGTACCTGTCCAGTGGAGATGAGAACTACCAGCTCTGTGGAGCCTCCTTCATCCAACACGCTACCTACTCAGAGGACAAGGCCAAGCAGGAG GTGTTGCGGCTCAAAGGGATCCCCCCTTTGGTGAACCTGCTTAGGTGTCCCAGTCCCCAGGTCCAACAGACTGCCTCCGCCGCCCTGCGGAACTTGGCCTTTAAAGATGCGGGCAACAAGGAGGAGGTCCAGCGCTGTGGGGGCATCACTGAGGCACTGGCCCTGCTCCGAGACACAGACTCTACCGAGACACAGAAACAACTCACAG GTCTCCTTTGGAACCTGTCATCTGCAGACAGTCTGAAGCCAGAGCTGGTGCGTAgtgctctgcctgtcctgactgagACTGTGGTAGTACCATACACTGGAGATGAGACAAACAACAACCAAGACCCAGAGGTCTTCTACCATGCCACAGCATGTCTACG AAACCTGAGCTGTGCGACTCAAGGCAACAGGCAGGCCATGCGTAACTGTCGAGGCCTCGTCGACTCTCTGGTCAGTTATGTCCAGCGTTGTGTGGCTGCAGAGAGGCCAGATGACAAG tctgtggaaaattgtgtgtgtgtcttgcacAACCTGAGCTTCCAGCTGGAGAGTGAAGCCCCGGCCCTCTTCAGCAGGATCAATGCCCTGGCCAGGACCCCCAGCAGGGCCAACGCCCCCAGTGAGACCGGCCCCATTGGGTGCTTCAGCCCACAGAGCAGCAAGGTCCAGGACCAGGAG AGTCACTTTGACTACCCTGTGATGGAGGAGCAGAACCCTAAAGGAGCAGGCTGGCTCTTCCACTCCAAGACCAtgcagagttacctgtctctgcTGGGGTCCAGCCAGAGAGAAGAGACCCTGGAGGCCTGCTCTGGAGCCCTGCAGAACCTCACTGCTTACCATGGCAAT GTATCTAGTGTGATAAGCCAGAGCATCGTGCAGAAGCTGAACGGCCTGCCTCACATCTCTCCCTTGCTGCAatcctccaaccccagcctccagAAAACTGCTGTGTCTCTGGTAGGGAACCTGGCCAAGAACCAACGCCTTCAGAGCACCATGG CCCGACAGACCCTACCAGAGCTAGTTGGCATCCTCAGCTCATGGACCAAGGAAGAGACGGAGTGTGATGACACCCTGGCCATGGCGTGCCAAACCAGCCACAGTCTGCTGATGAAGGAGCCCGAGCTGGGGAAACCCCTGCTGACCAACAAGCTGGTCAACTCAGTTAACGACCTGAGCAAGAACAG GGATTTCCCAAAGGCCAGCAAAGCTGCAGGTGTGCTCCTCTACAGCCTCTGGTCAGAGAAAGACGTACAGAGTTTCCTAAAAAAG CAAGGGATGAATAAGGGTTCCTTTGTGAACGACATCACCAGTGCGGCTCACCGGTCTGTGCAGGTCATTGAGTAA